A stretch of Lates calcarifer isolate ASB-BC8 unplaced genomic scaffold, TLL_Latcal_v3 _unitig_5489_quiver_634, whole genome shotgun sequence DNA encodes these proteins:
- the cdc26 gene encoding anaphase-promoting complex subunit CDC26 — protein sequence MLRRKPTRLELKIDDTEEFESVKKELEARKRQREEAESGGGVGGASVISVDIIGSGASASSSTVASRAELINERIGYKPHPKPATLPTLFGSLQF from the exons ATGTTGAGGAGGAAACCGACTCGTCTGGAGCTGAAGATCGACGACACCGAGGAGTTCGAGAGCGTCAAGAAGGAGCTTGAG gcCAGGAAGCGTCAGCGTGAGGAGGCGGAGTCAGGAGGCGGAGTGGGCGGGGCCTCTGTGATCAGTGTTGATATCATCGGGAGTGGAGCCTCAGCATCTTCGTCTACGGTGGCGTCGAGGGCGGAGCTCATCAACGAGCGAATTGGCTACAAGCCCCACCCCAAACCGGCCACGCTGCCGACCTTATTTGGAAGTTtacagttttaa
- the fer gene encoding tyrosine-protein kinase Fer isoform X2, producing the protein MGFGRDLRNSHEGLLKLQDWELKLLETVKRFMTLRVKSDKEYAALLLSMTQQTEKQEAADYVSTVSKSWSQVIRQTEALGRVMRSHADDLNSGPLHRLATLIRDKQQVKKSYQSLHQQLESHNHKVTRSDLEKLKATYRQLSRDANNAKEKYREALAKGREAERARERYDKATAKLHNLHNQYVLALCGARTQQDEHRRRAAPALLDALQRMQEDMTLALRSILEEYCEISSLLTEEIVKVHQEISAAVQQIDPLAEYQHFIDAYRSPEAPEPSVEFDTSLLEETDNLPANEILWNTLTADSLQAMLSSATEELSLTQQNLRTKEALADDLDSKIQTSQQSAERRSDCVLLLSQKLSLLELRHAVQSLRGSEARLASQKALLDAKMAAAASSPPPPPPPPALPYEDDARSVGSTDKMKERSSRFDTLRHSLAGMIRSPKAMLGSSTSFFDVIPTSERPLADQEWYHGAIPRTEAQELLRQQGDFLVRESHGKPGEYVLSVFSDEQRRHFIIQYADSQYRFEGTGFSTIPQLIEHHFSTKQVITKKSGVVLLNPVVKDKKWILNHEDVTLGDLLGKGNFGEVFKGTLQRDKTPVAVKTCKEDLPPELKIRFLSEARILKQYDHPNIVKLIGVCTQRQPIYIVMELVPGGDFLSFLRKKKDELKTKQLVRFAVDAAAGMAYLESKNCIHRDLAARNCLVGEGSVLKISDFGMSRQEDDGVYSSSGLKQIPIKWTAPEALNYGRYSSESDVWSYGILLWETFSLGVCPYPGMTNQQAREQVEKGYRMACPQRCPDDVYKVMQRCWQYNPEDRPKFSELQRDLAAIKKK; encoded by the exons ATGGGGTTCGGTCGGGATCTGAGGAACTCCCACGAGGGATTACTGAAGCTGCAGGACTGGGAGTTAAAG CTGTTGGAGACGGTGAAGCGTTTCATGACTCTGCGGGTGAAGAGTGATAAGGAGTAcgctgctctgctgctcagcATGACTCAGCAGActgagaaacaggaagcagcCGATTACGTCAGCACTGTCAGTAAG tcgTGGTCTCAGGTGATCCGTCAGACGGAGGCGTTGGGTCGAGTGATGAGGAGTCACGCGGATGACCTGAACTCGGGTCCCCTGCACCGCCTCGCCACGCTGATCCGAGACAAACAGCAGGTGAAGAAGAGCTACCAGagtcttcatcagcagctggAGAGCCACAACCACAAG GTGACCAGGAGCGACCTGGAGAAGTTGAAGGCGACATATCGTCAGTTGAGCCGTGACGCAAACAACGCcaaagagaaatacagagaggCTCTGGCTAAAG gCCGGGAGGCGGAGCGTGCACGAGAACGTTACGACAAAGCAACAGCAAAGCTCCACAACCTTCACAACCAGTACGTATTGGCGTTGTGTGGCGCCCGAACGCAGCAGGACGAACACCGACGCCGTGCGGCACCAGCGCTGCTCGACGCCCTGCAGAGGATGCAGGAGGACATGACGCTCGCACT TAGGAGTATCCTGGAGGAGTACTGTGAGATCAGCAGTCTGCTGACCGAGGAGATCGTTAAAGTTCATCAGGAGATCTCAGCGGCGGTTCAGCAGATCGACCCTCTGGCAGAGTACCAACACTTCATCGACGCCTACAG GTCACCGGAGGCTCCGGAGCCGAGCGTGGAGTTTGACACATCGCTGTTGGAGGAGACAGATAACCTGCCGGCCAATGAGATCCTGTGGAACACGCTGACGGCCGACAGCCTGCAGGCCAT gttGTCGTCTGCAACTGAGGAGCTATCGCTGACTCAGCAGAACCTGAGGACGAAGGAGGCGCTGGCCGACGACCTGGACTCTAAGATCCAGACGAGTCAGCAGAGCGCCGAGAGGAGGAGCGA CTGCGTCCTGCTGCTGAGTCAGAAACTCTCTCTCCTCGAGCTGCGTCACGCTGTCCAATCGCTGCGCGGCTCCGAGGCCCGCCTCGCCTCCCAGAAGGCCCTGCTTGATGCCAAGATGgccgccgccgcctcctcccctcccccaccaccGCCTCCCCCTGCGCTGCCGTATGAGGACGACGCCCGCTCTGTCGGATCTACT gataagatgaaggagaggagcTCTCGGTTCGACACTCTGCGTCACTCTCTGGCCGGGATGATTCGATCTCCTAAAGCCATGCTGGGCTCCTCCACCTCG TTCTTTGATGTGATCCCGACGTCGGAGCGCCCCCTGGCGGACCAGGAGTGGTATCACGGCGCCATCCCTCGCACCGAGGCTCAGGAGTTACTACGGCAACAGGGGGACTTCCTGGTGAGGGAGAGTCATGGTAAACCGGGGGAGTACGTCCTGTCGGTGTTTTCAGACGAGCAGAGACGGCACTTCATCATCCAGTACGCCGAC AGTCAGTACCGGTTTGAAGGCACCGGCTTCTCCACCATCCCTCAGCTCATCGAGCATCATTTCTCCACCAAGCAAGTCATCACCAAGAAGTCTGGAGTCGTGCTGCTCAACCCCGTCGTCAAG GATAAGAAGTGGATCCTGAACCACGAGGATGTGACGCTGGGAGACCTGCTGGGAAAG GGCAACTTCGGCGAGGTGTTCAAAGGAACGCTGCAGCGCGACAAAACGCCGGTCGCCGTCAAAACCTGTAAAGAAGATTTACCTCCAGAGCTGAAGATCCGGTTCCTGTCTGAGGCCAG gATACTGAAGCAGTACGATCATCCGAACATTGTGAAGCTGATCGGTGTTTGTACGCAGCGACAGCCGATCTACATCGTCATGGAGCTGGTTCCTG GTGGAGACTTCCTGTCTTttctgaggaagaagaaggacgAGTTGAAGACGAAGCAGCTCGTTCGCTTCGCAGTCGATGCTGCTGCTGGTATGGCGTACCTAGAGAGCAAAAACTGCATCCACAG ggaCCTGGCGGCGAGGAACTGTCTGGTGGGGGAGGGCAGTGTGTTGAAGATCAGTGATTTTGGGATGAGTCGTCAGGAAGACGACGGAGTTTATTCTTCATCTGGACTGAAACAGATTCCAATCAAATGGACCGCACCTGAGGCCCTCAACTATG GTCGTTACAGCTCAGAGAGTGACGTGTGGAGTTACGGGATCCTGTTGTGGGAAACCTTCAGTCTGGGGGTGTGTCCTTATCCTGGGATGACCAATCAGCAGGCCCGAGAGCAGGTGGAGAAAG GTTATAGGATGGCATGTCCTCAGCGTTGCCCTGACGACGTGTACAAAGTGATGCAGCGTTGTTGGCAGTACAACCCTGAAGACCGACCCAAGTTCTCCGAGCTGCAGCGAGACCTCGCCGCCATCAAGAAGaaatga
- the fer gene encoding tyrosine-protein kinase Fer isoform X1, which yields MGFGRDLRNSHEGLLKLQDWELKLLETVKRFMTLRVKSDKEYAALLLSMTQQTEKQEAADYVSTVSKSWSQVIRQTEALGRVMRSHADDLNSGPLHRLATLIRDKQQVKKSYQSLHQQLESHNHKVTRSDLEKLKATYRQLSRDANNAKEKYREALAKGREAERARERYDKATAKLHNLHNQYVLALCGARTQQDEHRRRAAPALLDALQRMQEDMTLALRSILEEYCEISSLLTEEIVKVHQEISAAVQQIDPLAEYQHFIDAYRSPEAPEPSVEFDTSLLEETDNLPANEILWNTLTADSLQAMLSSATEELSLTQQNLRTKEALADDLDSKIQTSQQSAERRSDCVLLLSQKLSLLELRHAVQSLRGSEARLASQKALLDAKMAAAASSPPPPPPPPALPYEDDARSVGSTDKMKERSSRFDTLRHSLAGMIRSPKAMLGSSTSQFFDVIPTSERPLADQEWYHGAIPRTEAQELLRQQGDFLVRESHGKPGEYVLSVFSDEQRRHFIIQYADSQYRFEGTGFSTIPQLIEHHFSTKQVITKKSGVVLLNPVVKDKKWILNHEDVTLGDLLGKGNFGEVFKGTLQRDKTPVAVKTCKEDLPPELKIRFLSEARILKQYDHPNIVKLIGVCTQRQPIYIVMELVPGGDFLSFLRKKKDELKTKQLVRFAVDAAAGMAYLESKNCIHRDLAARNCLVGEGSVLKISDFGMSRQEDDGVYSSSGLKQIPIKWTAPEALNYGRYSSESDVWSYGILLWETFSLGVCPYPGMTNQQAREQVEKGYRMACPQRCPDDVYKVMQRCWQYNPEDRPKFSELQRDLAAIKKK from the exons ATGGGGTTCGGTCGGGATCTGAGGAACTCCCACGAGGGATTACTGAAGCTGCAGGACTGGGAGTTAAAG CTGTTGGAGACGGTGAAGCGTTTCATGACTCTGCGGGTGAAGAGTGATAAGGAGTAcgctgctctgctgctcagcATGACTCAGCAGActgagaaacaggaagcagcCGATTACGTCAGCACTGTCAGTAAG tcgTGGTCTCAGGTGATCCGTCAGACGGAGGCGTTGGGTCGAGTGATGAGGAGTCACGCGGATGACCTGAACTCGGGTCCCCTGCACCGCCTCGCCACGCTGATCCGAGACAAACAGCAGGTGAAGAAGAGCTACCAGagtcttcatcagcagctggAGAGCCACAACCACAAG GTGACCAGGAGCGACCTGGAGAAGTTGAAGGCGACATATCGTCAGTTGAGCCGTGACGCAAACAACGCcaaagagaaatacagagaggCTCTGGCTAAAG gCCGGGAGGCGGAGCGTGCACGAGAACGTTACGACAAAGCAACAGCAAAGCTCCACAACCTTCACAACCAGTACGTATTGGCGTTGTGTGGCGCCCGAACGCAGCAGGACGAACACCGACGCCGTGCGGCACCAGCGCTGCTCGACGCCCTGCAGAGGATGCAGGAGGACATGACGCTCGCACT TAGGAGTATCCTGGAGGAGTACTGTGAGATCAGCAGTCTGCTGACCGAGGAGATCGTTAAAGTTCATCAGGAGATCTCAGCGGCGGTTCAGCAGATCGACCCTCTGGCAGAGTACCAACACTTCATCGACGCCTACAG GTCACCGGAGGCTCCGGAGCCGAGCGTGGAGTTTGACACATCGCTGTTGGAGGAGACAGATAACCTGCCGGCCAATGAGATCCTGTGGAACACGCTGACGGCCGACAGCCTGCAGGCCAT gttGTCGTCTGCAACTGAGGAGCTATCGCTGACTCAGCAGAACCTGAGGACGAAGGAGGCGCTGGCCGACGACCTGGACTCTAAGATCCAGACGAGTCAGCAGAGCGCCGAGAGGAGGAGCGA CTGCGTCCTGCTGCTGAGTCAGAAACTCTCTCTCCTCGAGCTGCGTCACGCTGTCCAATCGCTGCGCGGCTCCGAGGCCCGCCTCGCCTCCCAGAAGGCCCTGCTTGATGCCAAGATGgccgccgccgcctcctcccctcccccaccaccGCCTCCCCCTGCGCTGCCGTATGAGGACGACGCCCGCTCTGTCGGATCTACT gataagatgaaggagaggagcTCTCGGTTCGACACTCTGCGTCACTCTCTGGCCGGGATGATTCGATCTCCTAAAGCCATGCTGGGCTCCTCCACCTCG cAGTTCTTTGATGTGATCCCGACGTCGGAGCGCCCCCTGGCGGACCAGGAGTGGTATCACGGCGCCATCCCTCGCACCGAGGCTCAGGAGTTACTACGGCAACAGGGGGACTTCCTGGTGAGGGAGAGTCATGGTAAACCGGGGGAGTACGTCCTGTCGGTGTTTTCAGACGAGCAGAGACGGCACTTCATCATCCAGTACGCCGAC AGTCAGTACCGGTTTGAAGGCACCGGCTTCTCCACCATCCCTCAGCTCATCGAGCATCATTTCTCCACCAAGCAAGTCATCACCAAGAAGTCTGGAGTCGTGCTGCTCAACCCCGTCGTCAAG GATAAGAAGTGGATCCTGAACCACGAGGATGTGACGCTGGGAGACCTGCTGGGAAAG GGCAACTTCGGCGAGGTGTTCAAAGGAACGCTGCAGCGCGACAAAACGCCGGTCGCCGTCAAAACCTGTAAAGAAGATTTACCTCCAGAGCTGAAGATCCGGTTCCTGTCTGAGGCCAG gATACTGAAGCAGTACGATCATCCGAACATTGTGAAGCTGATCGGTGTTTGTACGCAGCGACAGCCGATCTACATCGTCATGGAGCTGGTTCCTG GTGGAGACTTCCTGTCTTttctgaggaagaagaaggacgAGTTGAAGACGAAGCAGCTCGTTCGCTTCGCAGTCGATGCTGCTGCTGGTATGGCGTACCTAGAGAGCAAAAACTGCATCCACAG ggaCCTGGCGGCGAGGAACTGTCTGGTGGGGGAGGGCAGTGTGTTGAAGATCAGTGATTTTGGGATGAGTCGTCAGGAAGACGACGGAGTTTATTCTTCATCTGGACTGAAACAGATTCCAATCAAATGGACCGCACCTGAGGCCCTCAACTATG GTCGTTACAGCTCAGAGAGTGACGTGTGGAGTTACGGGATCCTGTTGTGGGAAACCTTCAGTCTGGGGGTGTGTCCTTATCCTGGGATGACCAATCAGCAGGCCCGAGAGCAGGTGGAGAAAG GTTATAGGATGGCATGTCCTCAGCGTTGCCCTGACGACGTGTACAAAGTGATGCAGCGTTGTTGGCAGTACAACCCTGAAGACCGACCCAAGTTCTCCGAGCTGCAGCGAGACCTCGCCGCCATCAAGAAGaaatga
- the rnf224 gene encoding RING finger protein 224 — MSDHRNKEEEEEEVTCQPLPPPPSSVAMETTMSLRRQDLVCIVCFGSYDLGTRLPRRLHCGHAFCQACLKRLDTVINEQVWIPCPQCRQNTPRPRGGAAGLDLDLASFLGVKAQQTCTSSSSWSSSRKEGTVARDTAPDGKPWLGKEVADDGWSHGGLAEPRFHRYANCCPPPSYWLCCWFCCWGQG, encoded by the exons ATGTCCgaccacagaaacaaagaagaggaggaggaggaagtgaccTGTcagcccctcccccctcctccctcctctgttgccatggagacgaCGATGTCACTGAGGAGGCAGGACCTGGTGTGTATCGTGTGTTTCGGCAGCTATGACCTGGGGACACGGTTGCCACGGCGACTGCACTGCGGCCACGCCTTCTGCCAGGCGTGTCTGAAGAGGCTGGACACGGTCATCAACGAACAG GTGTGGATCCCGTGTCCTCAGTGTCGACAGAACACGCCTCGGcccagaggaggagcagcaggtctggacctggacctggcCTCCTTCCTGGGAGTGAAGGCCCAGCAgacctgcacctcctcctcctcctggagcTCCAGCCGCAAGGAGGGCACGGTGGCCAGAGATACAGCCCCGGACGGGAAGCCATGGCTGGGGAAGGAGGTTGCAGACGATGGCTGGTCGCACGGAGGCCTGGCCGAGCCACGTTTCCACCGCTATGCCAACTGCTGCCCACCGCCGTCCTATTGGCTGTGctgctggttctgctgctgGGGGCAGGGCTAA
- the pisd gene encoding phosphatidylserine decarboxylase proenzyme, mitochondrial isoform X1, which translates to MAAALRGVRSGVICRVFPLSCSFQRSLNTGRGLLPRPRPLPLLLLTGGGYLGYQHYRKRGQEDGAPPPLATPTQVALYRSFPTRLLSRAWGRLNGVELPTWLRKPVYSLYIWTFGVNMQEAAVEDLHHYRNLGEFFRRRLKPAVRPICASSCLISPADGRILHFGRVKNSEVEQVKGVTYSLENFLGPQKRRGSDSSSSFRDLLLSSPDNDLFHAVVYLAPGDYHCFHSPTDWRVELRRHFPGSLMSVNPGVARWVKELFCLNERVVLTGQWQHGFFSLTAVGATNVGSIRVYFDQELQTNAPHYSKGSFHDRNYVAADDQVLRVAGEGGAVPVDGEGVALHRGEAVGEFNLGSTIVLLFEAPKDFNFHLQPGQRIRVGEGLGSF; encoded by the exons ATGGCGGCGGCCTTGCGGGGTGTGCGCAGCGGAGTCATCTGCag AGTttttcctctgagctgcagcttccAGCGAAGCCTCAACACAG GTCGTGGCCTCCTGCCCCGGCCCCGGCCCCTCCCCCTCTTGTTGTTGACAGGTGGTGGTTACCTTGGTTACCAACACTACAGAAAGAGGGGACAGGAGGATGGAGCTCCACCCCCTCTGGCCACGCCCACACAG gtggCATTGTACCGGTCTTTCCCGACTCGCCTCCTCTCTCGGGCCTGGGGTCGTCTGAACGGTGTGGAGCTCCCCACCTGGCTCCGAAAACCTGTCTACTCCCTCTACATCTGGACCTTTGGAGTCAACATGCAG gAGGCGGCGGTGGAGGATTTACATCACTACAGGAATCTGGGAGAATTTTTCCGTCGACGTCTCAAACCTGCGGTCAGACCGATCTGTGCCTCCTCCTGCCTG ATCTCTCCGGCCGATGGGAGAATCCTTCACTTCGGTCGGGTGAAGAACTCCGAGGTGGAGCAGGTGAAGGGGGTCACCTACAGTCTGGAGAACTTCCTGGGACCACAGAAGAGGCGGGGCAGCG actcctcctcctccttcagggACCTCCTCCTGTCGTCTCCTGATAATGACCTGTTCCACGCCGTGGTCTACCTGGCTCCAGGTGACTATCACTGTTTCCATTCTCCCACAGACTGGAGGGTGGAGCTTCGACGTCACTTCCCAG GCTCATTAATGTCCGTTAACCCGGGTGTGGCTCGTTGGGTCAAAGAGCTCTTCTGTCTTAACGAGCGTGTGGTTCTAACCGGCCAATGGCAGCACGGCTTCTTCTCGTTAACGGCAGTCGGAGCCACAAACGTCGGATCCATCAGAGTTTACTTTGACCAG GAGCTTCAGACCAATGCCCCTCACTACAGTAAAGGCTCCTTCCATGACCGCAACTATGTTGCTGCCGACGACCAGGTGTTGAGAGTGGCAGGTGAAGGGGGGGCGGTGCCTGTAGATGGAGAGGGCGTGGCCTTACACAGGGGGGAGGCGGTGGGTGAGTTTAACCTCGGTTCCACCATTGTTCTGCTGTTCGAGGCTCCCAAAGACTTCAACTTCCACCTGCAGCCGGGACAGCGAATCAGAGTGGGGGAGGGGCTCGGCagcttctga
- the pisd gene encoding phosphatidylserine decarboxylase proenzyme, mitochondrial isoform X2, giving the protein MCRRPSPAPAAADTRSWLQVPRLALRQRLSVLSGGVCRPAHWRRRPIAFLCYVLSVSTLRPLANRVALYRSFPTRLLSRAWGRLNGVELPTWLRKPVYSLYIWTFGVNMQEAAVEDLHHYRNLGEFFRRRLKPAVRPICASSCLISPADGRILHFGRVKNSEVEQVKGVTYSLENFLGPQKRRGSDSSSSFRDLLLSSPDNDLFHAVVYLAPGDYHCFHSPTDWRVELRRHFPGSLMSVNPGVARWVKELFCLNERVVLTGQWQHGFFSLTAVGATNVGSIRVYFDQELQTNAPHYSKGSFHDRNYVAADDQVLRVAGEGGAVPVDGEGVALHRGEAVGEFNLGSTIVLLFEAPKDFNFHLQPGQRIRVGEGLGSF; this is encoded by the exons ATGTGTCGGCGACCCTCTCCCGCTCCAGCGGCGGCGGACACGCGCTCATG GCTTCAGGTGCCTCGTTTGGCTCTTCGTCAGCGTCTGAGCGTGCTCAGTGGCGGCGTATGTCGTCCTGCCCATTGGCGCCGTCGGCCAATCGCTTTCCTCTGCTACGTCCTGTCCGTCAGCACTCTGCGGCCACTGGCCAATCGG gtggCATTGTACCGGTCTTTCCCGACTCGCCTCCTCTCTCGGGCCTGGGGTCGTCTGAACGGTGTGGAGCTCCCCACCTGGCTCCGAAAACCTGTCTACTCCCTCTACATCTGGACCTTTGGAGTCAACATGCAG gAGGCGGCGGTGGAGGATTTACATCACTACAGGAATCTGGGAGAATTTTTCCGTCGACGTCTCAAACCTGCGGTCAGACCGATCTGTGCCTCCTCCTGCCTG ATCTCTCCGGCCGATGGGAGAATCCTTCACTTCGGTCGGGTGAAGAACTCCGAGGTGGAGCAGGTGAAGGGGGTCACCTACAGTCTGGAGAACTTCCTGGGACCACAGAAGAGGCGGGGCAGCG actcctcctcctccttcagggACCTCCTCCTGTCGTCTCCTGATAATGACCTGTTCCACGCCGTGGTCTACCTGGCTCCAGGTGACTATCACTGTTTCCATTCTCCCACAGACTGGAGGGTGGAGCTTCGACGTCACTTCCCAG GCTCATTAATGTCCGTTAACCCGGGTGTGGCTCGTTGGGTCAAAGAGCTCTTCTGTCTTAACGAGCGTGTGGTTCTAACCGGCCAATGGCAGCACGGCTTCTTCTCGTTAACGGCAGTCGGAGCCACAAACGTCGGATCCATCAGAGTTTACTTTGACCAG GAGCTTCAGACCAATGCCCCTCACTACAGTAAAGGCTCCTTCCATGACCGCAACTATGTTGCTGCCGACGACCAGGTGTTGAGAGTGGCAGGTGAAGGGGGGGCGGTGCCTGTAGATGGAGAGGGCGTGGCCTTACACAGGGGGGAGGCGGTGGGTGAGTTTAACCTCGGTTCCACCATTGTTCTGCTGTTCGAGGCTCCCAAAGACTTCAACTTCCACCTGCAGCCGGGACAGCGAATCAGAGTGGGGGAGGGGCTCGGCagcttctga
- the pisd gene encoding phosphatidylserine decarboxylase proenzyme, mitochondrial isoform X3 → MELHPLWPRPHRLQVPRLALRQRLSVLSGGVCRPAHWRRRPIAFLCYVLSVSTLRPLANRVALYRSFPTRLLSRAWGRLNGVELPTWLRKPVYSLYIWTFGVNMQEAAVEDLHHYRNLGEFFRRRLKPAVRPICASSCLISPADGRILHFGRVKNSEVEQVKGVTYSLENFLGPQKRRGSDSSSSFRDLLLSSPDNDLFHAVVYLAPGDYHCFHSPTDWRVELRRHFPGSLMSVNPGVARWVKELFCLNERVVLTGQWQHGFFSLTAVGATNVGSIRVYFDQELQTNAPHYSKGSFHDRNYVAADDQVLRVAGEGGAVPVDGEGVALHRGEAVGEFNLGSTIVLLFEAPKDFNFHLQPGQRIRVGEGLGSF, encoded by the exons ATGGAGCTCCACCCCCTCTGGCCACGCCCACACAG GCTTCAGGTGCCTCGTTTGGCTCTTCGTCAGCGTCTGAGCGTGCTCAGTGGCGGCGTATGTCGTCCTGCCCATTGGCGCCGTCGGCCAATCGCTTTCCTCTGCTACGTCCTGTCCGTCAGCACTCTGCGGCCACTGGCCAATCGG gtggCATTGTACCGGTCTTTCCCGACTCGCCTCCTCTCTCGGGCCTGGGGTCGTCTGAACGGTGTGGAGCTCCCCACCTGGCTCCGAAAACCTGTCTACTCCCTCTACATCTGGACCTTTGGAGTCAACATGCAG gAGGCGGCGGTGGAGGATTTACATCACTACAGGAATCTGGGAGAATTTTTCCGTCGACGTCTCAAACCTGCGGTCAGACCGATCTGTGCCTCCTCCTGCCTG ATCTCTCCGGCCGATGGGAGAATCCTTCACTTCGGTCGGGTGAAGAACTCCGAGGTGGAGCAGGTGAAGGGGGTCACCTACAGTCTGGAGAACTTCCTGGGACCACAGAAGAGGCGGGGCAGCG actcctcctcctccttcagggACCTCCTCCTGTCGTCTCCTGATAATGACCTGTTCCACGCCGTGGTCTACCTGGCTCCAGGTGACTATCACTGTTTCCATTCTCCCACAGACTGGAGGGTGGAGCTTCGACGTCACTTCCCAG GCTCATTAATGTCCGTTAACCCGGGTGTGGCTCGTTGGGTCAAAGAGCTCTTCTGTCTTAACGAGCGTGTGGTTCTAACCGGCCAATGGCAGCACGGCTTCTTCTCGTTAACGGCAGTCGGAGCCACAAACGTCGGATCCATCAGAGTTTACTTTGACCAG GAGCTTCAGACCAATGCCCCTCACTACAGTAAAGGCTCCTTCCATGACCGCAACTATGTTGCTGCCGACGACCAGGTGTTGAGAGTGGCAGGTGAAGGGGGGGCGGTGCCTGTAGATGGAGAGGGCGTGGCCTTACACAGGGGGGAGGCGGTGGGTGAGTTTAACCTCGGTTCCACCATTGTTCTGCTGTTCGAGGCTCCCAAAGACTTCAACTTCCACCTGCAGCCGGGACAGCGAATCAGAGTGGGGGAGGGGCTCGGCagcttctga
- the pisd gene encoding phosphatidylserine decarboxylase proenzyme, mitochondrial isoform X4, translating to MIRLQVPRLALRQRLSVLSGGVCRPAHWRRRPIAFLCYVLSVSTLRPLANRVALYRSFPTRLLSRAWGRLNGVELPTWLRKPVYSLYIWTFGVNMQEAAVEDLHHYRNLGEFFRRRLKPAVRPICASSCLISPADGRILHFGRVKNSEVEQVKGVTYSLENFLGPQKRRGSDSSSSFRDLLLSSPDNDLFHAVVYLAPGDYHCFHSPTDWRVELRRHFPGSLMSVNPGVARWVKELFCLNERVVLTGQWQHGFFSLTAVGATNVGSIRVYFDQELQTNAPHYSKGSFHDRNYVAADDQVLRVAGEGGAVPVDGEGVALHRGEAVGEFNLGSTIVLLFEAPKDFNFHLQPGQRIRVGEGLGSF from the exons ATGATCAGGCTTCAGGTGCCTCGTTTGGCTCTTCGTCAGCGTCTGAGCGTGCTCAGTGGCGGCGTATGTCGTCCTGCCCATTGGCGCCGTCGGCCAATCGCTTTCCTCTGCTACGTCCTGTCCGTCAGCACTCTGCGGCCACTGGCCAATCGG gtggCATTGTACCGGTCTTTCCCGACTCGCCTCCTCTCTCGGGCCTGGGGTCGTCTGAACGGTGTGGAGCTCCCCACCTGGCTCCGAAAACCTGTCTACTCCCTCTACATCTGGACCTTTGGAGTCAACATGCAG gAGGCGGCGGTGGAGGATTTACATCACTACAGGAATCTGGGAGAATTTTTCCGTCGACGTCTCAAACCTGCGGTCAGACCGATCTGTGCCTCCTCCTGCCTG ATCTCTCCGGCCGATGGGAGAATCCTTCACTTCGGTCGGGTGAAGAACTCCGAGGTGGAGCAGGTGAAGGGGGTCACCTACAGTCTGGAGAACTTCCTGGGACCACAGAAGAGGCGGGGCAGCG actcctcctcctccttcagggACCTCCTCCTGTCGTCTCCTGATAATGACCTGTTCCACGCCGTGGTCTACCTGGCTCCAGGTGACTATCACTGTTTCCATTCTCCCACAGACTGGAGGGTGGAGCTTCGACGTCACTTCCCAG GCTCATTAATGTCCGTTAACCCGGGTGTGGCTCGTTGGGTCAAAGAGCTCTTCTGTCTTAACGAGCGTGTGGTTCTAACCGGCCAATGGCAGCACGGCTTCTTCTCGTTAACGGCAGTCGGAGCCACAAACGTCGGATCCATCAGAGTTTACTTTGACCAG GAGCTTCAGACCAATGCCCCTCACTACAGTAAAGGCTCCTTCCATGACCGCAACTATGTTGCTGCCGACGACCAGGTGTTGAGAGTGGCAGGTGAAGGGGGGGCGGTGCCTGTAGATGGAGAGGGCGTGGCCTTACACAGGGGGGAGGCGGTGGGTGAGTTTAACCTCGGTTCCACCATTGTTCTGCTGTTCGAGGCTCCCAAAGACTTCAACTTCCACCTGCAGCCGGGACAGCGAATCAGAGTGGGGGAGGGGCTCGGCagcttctga